The Brettanomyces bruxellensis chromosome 8, complete sequence genome segment GGCCTCGACCATCTTGGCAGCTCCCCTGACCGTGCTCCGCCAGCTTTCTGGCCTATTATCGTTATTCCAGCTTGTTGGCAGCGATCCACAGTTGAAACTCCGGGCTGTTACACTTGACAAAGTGTGTTTCCAGTACGGCGAGAATGCCAACGAGTCCATCACGCTAAAGTTGAAGGCCGGGGCCGCCATTCCAGACACTCCGGATGCCGATCTGCCCCGGGGTTTGGGTAGCAGCAACGAATCTGTCAGTCTAGAGTTGGCAGATGGCAACCCACACTTACTGTGTGTCCCCCGTTTGAAGCAGTTGGTCTCGTCCGGGTTCAACTACGAGAAAATCAGGATGCTTATCGTCTACTTGAGGCTAACGCTCCCTCTGTATAGGGTGCATGCCTCTTTGCTGAAACTGAGAAACGACCAGCTGGACCGGTTCAACGAGAAAAACGCCGACCCAGCAGTCCCCGTCTCCAAGATGCAGATGTTCCCAAGCCTGGGCTTCACCTTGTCGCTATACCAGATGGAGATGATGAGGATCTTGTACTACAAGCTAATCGCCAAGAAAGGTGACAAGAAGCAGAAACTCCAGAGGCTTGTGTGCGGCCTAGACATCCAGTTGAAGCACAAGCACCACCGGATGTCCCTGAGTGGCTCCGTCTACCTCATAACGCTGTCCAGTCCGCTTGATTCCACTTCCCCTAATTCTCCTTCTTCGCAATCCACATCTTCATCCACCATTTCTGACTCAAGCGATCTATCCGTCCGCACTGCCTTAATGGGCATCTCCAAGTTCATGAACCAGTACTTCAGCGGAGAAAAGCAGATCCCGGTCAAGAGTTCCGCTTTGGATGGTGAACTACCCGTTGTCTACCTTAAAACAGGACTAGTGTGCAAATCCGTATACCTTGAGCAGATAGTCAACTTCCTACATGCCAAGATGCTCGAGGCTTTTGCCGACGAGAAATGACCCTGGTAACGTGTACTACGTTCTTAGAATTGGCGTCCTGCTGTGTGTCTTGTCGGTGTTGATATTTTATGTAATTCTAGTCACCTATATTTGCTAATGAAATTCCGTGTAtctgattttatttttttccgcaatatttttttttatatttcaatatttgaatatttcctatttttttatatttgaatatttcctattttttttctggcTATTCAGATCTATCTCTCTTGGCCTATCCTGCCCAACCTTATTTAACACATCCTCTTCTCTTAAACCACATCACAACAATGCACACCGTTGAAGAACTTCCAGGCGGAAAGAAGGGAAGCAGGAATACGGATTATTACTATTCCTCACTCTATGCTCCGGGACCCCTTTCCTCACATATGGTAGCACCAAGAACTGCACAGGGTCTTTCTGGGTCAACATATTCGGCACGCAAAATGAACAAAAGACAGAGGGTGAATTACAACGTGAAAGAAATGCAGCAGGCGCAGTTCATGAGGGCAAAAATAGATGGTGGCAACGGGAATTCCacaaaaaatgattcaCGTAATGCAGAAGAGGAGAGAATAAGCGAGGAAGAAAGACTGATGAGTGCGTTAGAGTTGAAAAAGGCAAACAAACGGTTTGAGGAGCTCAGCCGAGAGAACTACAATGATAATATAAAGATCGAAGTACCGAAAAACATCACGCATATGCGAAGTTTGAGGAACAGAAAGCCATCTATTACCGTTCGTAGAATCCTCAACTCCAAAAAGACGTGGACCAATTACCTTGATGAGATTGACAAGCAAGAGCTACGCAAGCTTCGGGCACTTGAGGCCAGGCCTACAGTTGAGCGCACAAAAAATCTCTGTACTATATGTGGAAATATCAGCTCGTCAAGATGTATTAAATGTGGTGCGAGGGTGTGCTGTTTAAAGTGCATGCAAGTCCACCAAGATACGCGTTGCACGAGCTTTTAAACCGCTTTCAAATATTAACATACAATCTTTTCTACGCTATTAATGGAGTTTTTGAGCACATTTGGGTGCATTTGCATTAAACGAGGATGTAACAGTAACGTGTCAAGGTAAAAATTAAACGGTAGTGAACAAAGTCCATAAGCCCTTCAAGTAGCCTATAATCTCGTCACCTCCAAGCTTACTCTGTCCGTAAAGTCGGTCAACAAAAGAAATCGGAACTTCACCAATAGTCAAACCCAACGATCTGGCACGGATGACCATTTCCATCTGGAAAACGTAACCCTTTGACTTGGTAACCTCAATTATACTGGCCAAAGCTGGCTTCTTATAAAGTCTGAAGGAACCGGTCAAGTCCGAAACATGTGGTCTTAGCAATTCGCTAGCCAAGAAGTTGGCACCCCTACTAATGagctttctcttcaaattcCAGCCATACACACCTCCATTTCCAGCATATCTCGTGCCAGTAACAATGTCAAaatccttctccttctgtTTAGCAATAAATTGTGGAATTGCTTCCGGATGATGAGAGAAATCGGCATCCATAATGATGACAAAGTTTCCCCTCACGTACTGAAGAGCAAATTTATATGCGGTACCTAGACCAAGCTTTCCTGCACGCGTCTTCAAGTTGATGTGATCATCTCCATAAAGCTTGACCAATTGCTTTGCAACATCCTGAGTTCCATCCGGAGAATTATCATCCACAATGACGATCTCCCAGTCAAGTTTGTTCTCTTTAAACATCTTGGCTAGAAGATACGTAATTATGGGAAGGTTCTCCTTCTCATTGTAGGTTGGGAGAATGACTGAATATTTGTTGGCCATCTTGAATGTCTAAATATGCAAATCAGAAATGAATTGCTGTCCTTTAATCGATTCCTACCCATAAACTGTCATCCACTTGAATATTTATCAAGCTCTAATCGTGGCATTTTGACGTTGTTGAAAAAGTACCGCGAATGAAAATGCTGTCATCGCAAAGCTTTATGGTGTTAGGGTGTCAAGGGCTAATTGCATTCCAATGTTCTCTCCATAGTGTGTGTGGCGTGAAATAATGTACTAACAACCATAAAGTTATCTTTGAAACTCTTTAGCTGCATAAATATCTATTATGTACTTATTTGAAccacattttcatttgtaaTCTAGTCCTTGCCCACTTCGTGCTCACCACACTCAGCTATTCTTGCATCCTTACACCTAAAGCCTTTCACGCGAC includes the following:
- the DPM1 gene encoding dolichol-P-mannose synthesis (BUSCO:EOG09264272~CAZy:GT2_Glycos_transf_2), which translates into the protein MANKYSVILPTYNEKENLPIITYLLAKMFKENKLDWEIVIVDDNSPDGTQDVAKQLVKLYGDDHINLKTRAGKLGLGTAYKFALQYVRGNFVIIMDADFSHHPEAIPQFIAKQKEKDFDIVTGTRYAGNGGVYGWNLKRKLISRGANFLASELLRPHVSDLTGSFRLYKKPALASIIEVTKSKGYVFQMEMVIRARSLGLTIGEVPISFVDRLYGQSKLGGDEIIGYLKGLWTLFTTV